One Paenibacillus sp. J23TS9 DNA segment encodes these proteins:
- the gcvPA gene encoding aminomethyl-transferring glycine dehydrogenase subunit GcvPA: MADNRTYAHPYIPNTVPEVRDAMLKEIGLTSMDQLHDAIPESLKLNREMNLPPAMNEYELRRHIDGLLAKNKHGADYLNFLGAGCWQHFIPAVCDEINQRSEFVTAYAGEPYEDHGRFQALFEYQSLLAELVDMDVVNVPTFDWAQAASTAIRMAGRITGRKTALLPRSVDPDKAAIIRNYCTPVMEIQYVEIDPATGQIDLDDLRGKLSNDIAAVYFENPGYLGIIEDQGAEISELAHGANAVSIVGVDPISLGVLEPPGRYGADIICGDLQPLGMHMNYGGGQAGFIATRDEEKYVMEYPSRLFGIVPTEVEGEYGFGDVAYERTSFALREKGKESVGTQTALWGITAGVYLSLLGPAGMQEVGGTIIQKSHYAAKQLAEVPGVSLRFSGAFFKEFVIDFNDTGLSVAEINQRLMEEGIFGGKDLSSAYPEWGQCALYCVTEIHTQGDLDRLVEAIRSIVSTSSYGS; the protein is encoded by the coding sequence TTGGCTGACAACAGAACTTATGCCCATCCTTATATTCCCAATACCGTTCCGGAGGTCCGGGACGCGATGCTGAAGGAAATCGGCCTCACATCCATGGATCAGCTTCACGACGCGATACCCGAGAGCTTGAAGCTGAACCGGGAGATGAACCTTCCTCCAGCGATGAATGAATACGAGCTGCGCCGTCATATTGACGGCTTGCTGGCGAAGAACAAGCATGGTGCGGACTATCTCAATTTTCTTGGCGCCGGATGCTGGCAGCATTTTATTCCGGCCGTATGTGACGAGATAAACCAGCGTTCTGAATTTGTGACCGCTTATGCCGGAGAGCCTTACGAAGACCATGGAAGATTCCAGGCCTTGTTTGAATATCAAAGCCTGCTGGCTGAGCTGGTGGATATGGATGTCGTGAATGTTCCGACTTTTGATTGGGCACAGGCGGCTTCCACCGCCATCCGCATGGCAGGCCGCATCACAGGTCGCAAAACTGCCTTGCTGCCGCGTTCGGTTGATCCGGATAAAGCAGCAATTATCCGTAATTACTGCACGCCGGTCATGGAGATCCAGTATGTAGAGATCGATCCGGCAACAGGTCAGATCGATCTGGATGACCTGCGCGGAAAATTAAGCAATGACATTGCAGCCGTGTATTTTGAGAATCCCGGCTACCTCGGGATCATTGAGGATCAGGGAGCCGAGATCTCGGAGCTTGCCCATGGCGCGAATGCCGTTTCTATTGTAGGGGTTGATCCAATATCGCTCGGAGTTCTGGAGCCGCCGGGACGTTACGGTGCAGATATCATTTGCGGAGATTTACAGCCGCTGGGCATGCATATGAATTATGGCGGCGGACAGGCGGGCTTCATCGCTACACGTGATGAGGAGAAATATGTGATGGAGTATCCTTCACGACTGTTTGGAATCGTGCCAACTGAAGTAGAAGGGGAATACGGCTTTGGGGACGTCGCTTATGAACGTACATCCTTTGCGCTCCGGGAAAAAGGCAAGGAGTCGGTGGGTACCCAAACGGCTTTATGGGGAATTACGGCAGGCGTATATTTGTCACTGCTTGGCCCGGCTGGAATGCAGGAGGTCGGCGGTACTATTATTCAAAAATCGCATTACGCTGCGAAGCAGCTCGCCGAGGTTCCGGGTGTATCTCTCCGTTTCAGCGGGGCCTTCTTCAAGGAATTCGTCATTGACTTTAATGATACGGGTCTTTCGGTTGCCGAGATCAACCAACGTTTGATGGAGGAAGGTATTTTCGGAGGGAAAGACTTGTCTTCAGCTTATCCGGAGTGGGGGCAGTGCGCACTGTACTGCGTGACGGAAATCCATACGCAGGGAGATCTGGACCGCCTAGTGGAAGCAATTCGCTCCATTGTCAGCACATCATCATACGGATCATAA
- the gcvPB gene encoding aminomethyl-transferring glycine dehydrogenase subunit GcvPB, which produces MKRIRRDHKVRQFHHAKWDEPVIFELHRSGERGVIPPGTEQAVTAAVGCAEDSIPASMRRSAAPALPEIGQAKVLRHYLRLSQETLGSDMNVEIGQGTCTMKYIPRINEMLIRNPRMTELHPLQHVDSVQGMLEIFHNLDLAMREISGMDAFSFQPSSGTQALLAMASIVHAYHDSRGEGDQRDEIITTIFSHPSQAATAAVKGYKIITLHPDEDGFPDLEKLKNAVSERTAGFVVANPEDTGIYNHRIREFTDVVHAAGGVCYYDQANANGLLGITRAKEAGFDMCFFNLHKTFAAPHMCGGPATGALGVTEELKPFLPGPLVGKSADGRYILTEQTGDSIGKVRSFHGVAQTVLRSYAWIMSLGPEGLKDVAQVAVLNNNYLYHKILQIRGASAPYIKGRRLEQVRYSWKQLTDETGVTTEDITRRMCDFGLHYWTSHHPYIVPQPFTLEPTESYSREDLDEYIQTLEHISNEAYTQPDIVKSAPHSSTVHRNDESSLDDPKQWCITWRAYLKKTQPEMQEQK; this is translated from the coding sequence ATGAAACGGATACGTAGAGATCATAAGGTCCGTCAGTTCCACCATGCTAAATGGGATGAGCCGGTTATTTTCGAGCTTCACCGGTCCGGAGAGCGGGGCGTTATTCCGCCGGGAACCGAACAAGCCGTAACAGCTGCGGTTGGCTGTGCGGAAGACAGCATCCCGGCATCTATGCGACGGAGTGCAGCTCCTGCCCTGCCGGAAATTGGTCAGGCCAAGGTGCTTCGGCACTATCTGAGACTGTCTCAGGAAACGCTTGGATCAGATATGAACGTCGAAATCGGGCAGGGGACCTGCACGATGAAATATATTCCCCGGATTAACGAGATGCTGATCCGCAATCCACGCATGACTGAGCTGCATCCGCTGCAGCATGTCGATTCCGTGCAGGGAATGCTGGAGATATTCCATAATCTCGATCTGGCGATGCGTGAGATTTCCGGCATGGATGCCTTCTCGTTCCAGCCAAGCAGTGGAACGCAGGCGCTGCTGGCCATGGCTTCCATTGTCCATGCCTACCATGACTCACGCGGAGAAGGAGATCAGCGTGATGAGATCATCACGACAATCTTCTCGCATCCCTCCCAGGCCGCGACGGCTGCAGTGAAGGGCTACAAGATTATTACACTGCATCCGGATGAGGACGGATTCCCGGATCTTGAGAAGCTGAAGAACGCCGTCTCCGAGCGGACCGCAGGCTTCGTCGTGGCGAACCCGGAAGACACGGGGATTTACAATCATCGTATCCGTGAATTCACGGATGTGGTGCATGCCGCCGGCGGTGTTTGTTATTATGATCAGGCGAATGCCAATGGTCTGCTTGGAATTACACGGGCGAAGGAAGCAGGCTTTGACATGTGCTTCTTCAACCTTCATAAGACCTTTGCGGCGCCACATATGTGCGGCGGACCGGCGACGGGGGCACTGGGTGTTACCGAAGAACTGAAGCCGTTCCTGCCTGGCCCACTCGTGGGCAAGAGTGCAGACGGACGTTATATTCTGACGGAGCAAACCGGTGACAGTATCGGCAAGGTACGGAGCTTCCACGGCGTGGCCCAGACCGTGCTCCGCTCTTATGCCTGGATTATGAGTCTCGGTCCGGAAGGGCTGAAGGATGTCGCCCAGGTTGCGGTGCTGAATAACAACTATCTCTATCACAAAATTCTTCAGATCCGCGGTGCGAGCGCTCCTTATATTAAAGGTCGCCGCCTGGAGCAGGTGCGTTACAGCTGGAAGCAGCTCACGGACGAGACCGGAGTCACGACGGAGGATATTACGCGGCGGATGTGTGATTTCGGTCTGCATTACTGGACTTCACATCACCCTTATATTGTACCGCAGCCGTTTACGCTGGAGCCTACTGAATCGTACTCCAGGGAGGATCTGGACGAATACATCCAGACGCTTGAACATATCTCGAATGAAGCTTATACGCAGCCGGATATCGTAAAATCAGCCCCTCATAGCAGTACCGTTCACCGCAATGATGAATCATCGCTGGACGATCCGAAGCAGTGGTGTATCACTTGGCGGGCATATTTAAAGAAAACTCAGCCGGAGATGCAGGAGCAGAAATAA
- a CDS encoding glucose-1-phosphate adenylyltransferase → MKRKEVVAMLLAGGQGKRLKGLTKTLAKPAVYFGGTYRIIDFPLSNCSNSGIDTVGVLTQYEPLVLHSYIGVGSDWDMDRRSGGVYVLPPYEREDGTSWYRGTADAIYRNLKFIEQYDPEHVLILSGDHIYKMDYERMLDYHKEKNADCTISVIDVTLEEATRFGILNTDDDLRIYEFEEKPAKPKSTLASMGVYLFKWDILKKYLLQNLDHPDTSHDFGKDIIPLMLAEEKTLYAYPFQGYWKDVGTIDSLWEANMDLLSEYSELNLNDPEWRIYTRNPNQPAEYIAPGAKVRNCMINEGCSVYGEVNHSVLFYGVEVGEGSVVTDSVIMPQVKIGRNVRIHRAIITENMVIEDGAVIGAGREDNSEILLITNEHETAPSANAAFPTPTI, encoded by the coding sequence ATGAAGAGAAAAGAAGTAGTGGCCATGCTGCTAGCAGGTGGACAGGGCAAACGTCTCAAAGGGTTGACCAAGACGCTGGCAAAGCCTGCGGTGTATTTTGGAGGTACATACCGGATCATTGATTTTCCTTTGAGCAACTGCTCTAATTCAGGCATCGATACCGTGGGCGTATTGACCCAATACGAGCCGCTCGTGCTGCATTCATATATTGGGGTCGGCAGCGACTGGGACATGGACCGGCGAAGCGGGGGCGTTTATGTACTGCCGCCTTACGAGCGTGAGGATGGAACAAGCTGGTACCGGGGTACGGCAGATGCGATCTACCGGAACCTGAAGTTTATTGAACAATACGATCCGGAGCATGTGCTGATTTTGTCCGGCGATCACATATACAAGATGGATTATGAACGCATGCTGGACTATCACAAGGAGAAAAATGCCGACTGCACCATTTCGGTCATTGATGTCACCTTGGAGGAAGCCACGCGCTTCGGAATTTTAAACACAGATGATGACCTGCGCATTTATGAGTTCGAAGAGAAGCCGGCAAAGCCGAAAAGCACCTTGGCATCCATGGGCGTGTATTTGTTCAAATGGGATATTCTGAAGAAATACTTGCTGCAAAATCTGGATCATCCGGATACAAGCCACGACTTTGGTAAAGACATCATTCCGCTGATGCTCGCTGAAGAAAAAACGTTATATGCTTATCCGTTCCAGGGTTACTGGAAGGATGTCGGTACGATAGATAGCCTGTGGGAAGCGAACATGGATCTGCTGTCGGAGTATTCGGAGCTCAATTTGAATGATCCGGAATGGCGGATATACACACGGAACCCGAATCAGCCTGCCGAGTATATTGCGCCTGGGGCGAAGGTGCGAAATTGCATGATCAATGAGGGATGCTCCGTTTATGGAGAGGTGAATCACTCTGTTCTTTTTTATGGCGTTGAAGTGGGAGAGGGCAGCGTGGTGACGGATTCCGTTATCATGCCGCAGGTGAAAATCGGCCGAAATGTGCGCATTCACCGTGCAATCATTACTGAGAATATGGTGATTGAAGACGGTGCCGTCATTGGTGCTGGCCGTGAAGATAACAGCGAAATATTATTGATCACGAATGAACATGAAACGGCACCGAGCGCGAATGCCGCATTTCCAACCCCCACTATTTAA